In Mesorhizobium sp., one DNA window encodes the following:
- the prfA gene encoding peptide chain release factor 1: MTALPTDRLDQVVKRYEMLEAQMAAGVDPEAYVKLASEYAEIQDMAVKVRELRKAEAEKAGIEAMLADAGTDREMRDLAEAEIEEVTERIEALEKSIQILLLPRDLADERSAILEIRAGTGGDEAALFAGDLFRMYERYAASKGWKVELDSASEGEKGGYKEIIASITGKGVFAALKFESGVHRVQRVPDTETQGRIHTSAATVAVLPEAEEVDVEIKPEDVRLETLRASSAGGQHANTTDSSVRITHIPTGIVLLQAGRSQHQNRAKAFQILRAKLYDLQRSKADSDRSESRKAQVGSGDRSERIRTYNFPQGRLTDHRINLTLYKLDRVMEGDLDEVIDALTADHQSKLLAEFGTN; the protein is encoded by the coding sequence ATGACCGCACTCCCCACCGATCGCCTCGACCAGGTCGTCAAGCGCTACGAGATGCTGGAAGCCCAGATGGCGGCCGGCGTCGATCCCGAAGCCTATGTCAAGCTCGCCTCGGAATATGCCGAGATCCAGGACATGGCGGTGAAGGTGCGCGAACTGCGCAAGGCCGAGGCCGAGAAGGCCGGCATCGAGGCGATGCTCGCCGACGCGGGCACAGACAGGGAAATGCGCGACCTCGCCGAGGCCGAGATCGAGGAGGTCACGGAGCGGATCGAAGCCCTCGAGAAATCGATCCAGATCCTGCTCCTGCCGCGCGACCTCGCCGACGAGCGCAGCGCCATTCTCGAAATCCGCGCCGGCACCGGCGGCGACGAGGCGGCGCTGTTTGCGGGCGACCTGTTCCGCATGTACGAGCGCTATGCCGCGTCCAAGGGCTGGAAAGTCGAACTGGATTCCGCGAGCGAGGGCGAGAAGGGCGGCTACAAGGAAATCATCGCCTCCATCACCGGCAAGGGCGTCTTCGCCGCGCTGAAATTCGAATCCGGAGTCCACCGCGTGCAGCGCGTGCCCGATACAGAAACGCAGGGCCGCATCCACACGTCGGCGGCCACGGTCGCGGTGCTGCCGGAGGCGGAAGAGGTCGACGTCGAAATCAAGCCGGAGGACGTCCGGCTGGAAACGCTGCGCGCATCGAGCGCCGGTGGCCAGCACGCCAACACTACCGATTCGTCGGTGCGCATCACCCATATCCCGACCGGCATAGTGTTGCTGCAGGCGGGCCGCTCGCAGCACCAGAACCGCGCCAAGGCCTTCCAGATCTTGCGTGCCAAGCTCTACGATCTGCAGCGCAGCAAGGCGGATTCGGACCGGTCGGAATCGCGCAAGGCGCAGGTCGGGTCCGGCGACCGGTCGGAGCGCATCCGCACCTACAATTTCCCGCAGGGGCGGCTCACCGACCATCGCATCAACCTGACGCTCTACAAGCTCGACCGGGTGATGGAAGGCGACCTCGACGAAGTCATCGACGCGCTGACGGCGGACCACCAGTCGAAGCTGCTGGCCGAGTTCGGGACGAATTGA
- the prmC gene encoding peptide chain release factor N(5)-glutamine methyltransferase: MTTLADLHRIARARLTEAGIADAALDARLLVEDLTGTTRTDALARPETPIDTKAEAAVEAALARRAAGEPVHRILGAREFYGLRLALSPDTLEPRPDTEALVELALPFAQGICEARGACRILDLGTGTGAIALALLSAEPRATAVATDVAPGALATAKANAEALGLADRATFVLSDWFANVEGQFDLIVSNPPYIASAEIDTLSREVRGFDPQRALDGGADGLDPYRIIAREAGRHLASDGAAMVEIGAGQGTDVAGIFRAHGLRHAASRRDLAGHERALAFLRQ, encoded by the coding sequence ATGACCACGCTCGCCGACCTCCACCGCATCGCCCGCGCGCGTTTGACGGAAGCCGGCATTGCGGACGCGGCGCTCGATGCGCGCCTGCTCGTGGAGGACCTGACCGGAACCACCCGCACGGACGCGCTGGCGCGGCCGGAGACGCCGATCGACACGAAAGCCGAAGCCGCCGTGGAGGCCGCACTCGCCCGCCGTGCAGCCGGCGAGCCGGTACATCGCATCCTCGGCGCGCGGGAGTTCTACGGCCTGCGCCTTGCGCTGTCGCCCGACACGCTCGAGCCGCGCCCGGACACCGAGGCGCTGGTGGAGCTGGCTCTGCCCTTCGCGCAAGGCATCTGCGAGGCGCGGGGCGCTTGCCGCATCCTGGACCTCGGCACGGGCACCGGTGCCATCGCGCTGGCACTCCTGTCGGCCGAACCGCGTGCCACGGCCGTTGCGACCGATGTTGCGCCCGGCGCCCTGGCGACGGCGAAGGCGAATGCCGAAGCGCTCGGACTGGCGGACCGCGCGACGTTCGTCCTGTCGGACTGGTTCGCGAATGTCGAGGGGCAGTTCGACCTGATCGTCTCCAACCCGCCCTACATCGCTTCGGCCGAGATCGACACGCTTTCGCGGGAAGTCCGCGGCTTCGATCCTCAGCGGGCGCTGGACGGCGGCGCGGACGGGCTCGATCCTTATCGAATCATCGCCCGCGAGGCGGGGCGTCACCTCGCGTCAGACGGCGCGGCGATGGTCGAAATCGGGGCGGGGCAGGGGACCGACGTTGCCGGCATCTTCCGCGCGCACGGCTTGCGGCATGCCGCCTCGCGCCGCGATCTCGCCGGCCACGAGCGGGCGCTTGCCTTCCTGCGACAATGA
- a CDS encoding DUF4167 domain-containing protein, with protein sequence MRPQQQNRRMRGRNNNNQNQNRKGPNPLTRSYESNGPDVKIRGSAQQIAEKYMQLARDAQSSGDRVMAENYLQHAEHYNRIIAAAQAQMPQQQFSRDMRDDQDDDEDQDNPAPQQSFETQPQANDGTGPQPEISGIPAEVALNPEAAGEQPREVRPQLNGNGHAAEGEDAAPRRPRRPRRRGRGGDFANREAGGDEGSAAGEGETAAAEPAMATEPSDEAA encoded by the coding sequence ATGAGGCCACAACAGCAGAACAGGCGCATGCGCGGCCGTAACAACAATAACCAGAACCAGAACCGCAAGGGGCCGAACCCGCTCACGCGCAGCTACGAATCGAACGGGCCGGATGTGAAGATCCGCGGCTCCGCGCAGCAGATCGCCGAAAAATACATGCAGCTCGCCCGCGACGCGCAAAGCTCCGGCGACCGCGTCATGGCCGAGAACTACCTGCAGCACGCCGAGCACTACAATCGCATCATCGCGGCCGCCCAGGCGCAGATGCCGCAGCAGCAGTTCAGCCGCGACATGCGCGACGACCAGGACGACGACGAGGACCAGGACAATCCGGCACCGCAGCAGTCGTTCGAGACCCAGCCGCAGGCGAATGACGGCACCGGCCCGCAGCCGGAAATCAGCGGCATTCCGGCCGAGGTCGCGCTCAATCCGGAAGCCGCCGGCGAGCAGCCGCGCGAGGTGCGCCCGCAGCTGAACGGCAACGGCCACGCGGCCGAGGGGGAGGACGCCGCGCCGCGCCGTCCGCGCCGTCCGCGCCGGCGCGGTCGCGGCGGCGATTTCGCCAACCGCGAGGCCGGCGGCGACGAGGGCTCCGCGGCAGGCGAAGGAGAGACAGCGGCGGCGGAACCGGCGATGGCGACCGAGCCGTCCGACGAGGCCGCCTGA